The genomic window AAAACGCCCCGGAGAGCGATCTCCGGGGCGCCTTTGTTTCGGGAGATGAGCCGCCTTAGTCCGGGCGCCGCTGGCCGGGCGTGTCGTCCTCGGTGCGCGGCAGTTGGCCACGACCGACGTTGCCCAGAAGCTGTTCCAGAACCGTCAGCTCACGACCGCGCGTCGGCGTCTCGTTGCGGTTCATGGCAATCTGCTCGCCGTCCGTAAGGCCAAGAGTCCGCACCGACGCCACCTGATCGCCCTGCGGAACGAAGGTGATCTCGGTCACGGTGCGCGTCGAAACCTTGGGCAGGTTGTATGTGTATTTCTCGGTCGTCTGGCTGATGT from Brevundimonas fontaquae includes these protein-coding regions:
- the bamE gene encoding outer membrane protein assembly factor BamE domain-containing protein, which gives rise to MSRFVPLFVAASLAGLSAACAPTIGSNGFQVIDAKPQDVVAGTDTKETVLAKLGSPSTTSTFEPDQVWYYISQTTEKYTYNLPKVSTRTVTEITFVPQGDQVASVRTLGLTDGEQIAMNRNETPTRGRELTVLEQLLGNVGRGQLPRTEDDTPGQRRPD